The Synechococcus sp. CC9605 sequence GGGTGCCACCAGCAGATGGTCTGGAGCGATGCAGGTCTGGCCGGCATTGATCCCCTTGCCCCAGATCAAGCGACGCGCCCCAACCGTGAGGTCGGCACCCTCAAGAACGATGGCGGGGCTCTTGCCCCCCAGTTCCAGGGTTACCGGCGTGAGGTGGGCAGCGGCCCCCTCCAGCACCTTCCGGCCGATGCTGCCGCCACCGGTGAAAAAGATGTGGTCGAAGGGCATGGCCACCAGGTTGGCTGCGACGGCACCATCTCCCTGGACCACTTGCACCACCTCAGGCTCGAAGTGTTGAGGGATCAGCCGTGCAATCAGATCCGCGATGACACTGGCGTGTTCCGAAGGCTTGAGCACGGCCGTGTTGCCAGCAGCCAGGGCACTGATCAAGGGCCGCAGCGTCAGTTGAAAGGGATAGTTCCAAGGGCCGATGATCAGAACGCACCCGAGTGGTTCCGGTACAACCTTGGCCTGGCCGGGGCGTAGTGAGAGGGGGACAGCCACGCGGCGCGGGCGCATCCACCGCTCCAGCTGTCGGCCGGTGAGCTTGAGCTCTTGTCGCAGGGCCACCAGCTCAAAAAAAGCTTCGGTGGGTGGTTTGCCGAGGTCGGCGGCGAGGGCCTCGAGCACCTCCGATTCGTGCTCCTCCACCAGGGCGGAGAGCCGTTGTAATTGCTCTCGGCGCCAGGCCAGGGGACGGGTCAGCCCAGCCCCCACGAGCTCCTTCATCCGGCTCAGTTGCGTTTGGGTGAGGGCCACAGGGCTGACGATCAGGCCAGTCGGGTCTAGCAGTGGTGAATCTGCAACCGGGGGATGACCCCAGCGCTTACGTGGTGGTCAGGGACGGTCATCTATCAGCTGATCGTTCGCAGCTATTCCGATGGGAATGGCGATGGCACCGGTGATTTCAAGGGGCTTGCGGCACGGTTGCCCTATCTGCGTTGGCTGGGGGTTAACACCCTCTGGTTGACCCCGATCTATCCCTCCCCCCTGCGGGACGGGGGCTATGACATCACCGATTTCACCGGAATCCATCCGGATCTGGGGGATCTCTCCTCTTTCCATCGGTTCCTCACGGCGGCCCACAGCCAGGGCATGCGCGTGATTTTGGACCTGGTGCTGAACCACACCAGTGACCTGCATCCCTGGTTCCAGCGGGCCCGCTGGGCTCCTAAGGGCAGTCCTGAACGGGATGTGTACGTCTGGAGCGACGACCCCAAGCGCTACGCCGAGGCACCGGTTCTGTTCCGGCACTTTGAGGCTTCCAACTGGGAGTGGGATCCGGTTGCCGAGCAGTACTACCTGCACCGTTTCCTGCGTCATCAACCCGATCTCAATTACGAGAACCCCTGGGTGCAGGACACGATGCTGGAGGTGGTCGACTTCTGGCTGGATCGCGGCGTCGACGGGTTCCGTCTGGATGCGGTTCCGTTCCTGTTCGAGTCAGAGGGGACCCGCTGCGAGGGGTTGCCGGAAACCCATGCCTTCCTCACGCGTTTGCGGGAGCGGGTGGATGCCCATGGCCGTGATGTGCTCTTGCTGGGAGAGGCGATTCAGCCGGTGGAGGAGGCCGCTCCCTACTTGGCGGATGACGAATTGCACGGCGCCTTCAACTTCGTGCTCACCGCTCATTTGTTTGCCGCCATTGCCAGTGGCCGCACCCAACAGCTCGGAGAGTGTCTGATGCAAGCTGAGCAGGCGGTATCCGGCCCCCGCTGGGCCCTGCCCCTGCGCAATCACGATGAACTCTGGTTGGGGGATGGTCATCTCGTCAGCGATGAGGTGATTCAGACCATCCGGGTGGGCCTGCCCCAGGGGCAGGGGCACTGGTTGAACTGGGGCATCAATCGCCGCCTGGCTCCTCTTCTCAATGGCGATCCACGCTCCAACCGGTTGCTGCATGGGCTCCTCTACAGCCTTCCGGGGATGCCATGTCTGTATTACGGCGATGAACTGGGCATGGGCGACTGGCCCGGTCTGCGGGACCGCGATCCCAATCGCACGCCGATGGCCTGGACGCCGGCTCGCAACGGTGGCTTCTCCACGGCCCCTGATCCGCTGTTGGTGCTGCCCCCCATCACCGCTCCCGGCTACGACTACCGCGTAGTGAATGTGGAGGTGCAGAAGCAGCTGCCCGGGTCGCTGCTGAATTGGCATCGGCGCATGCTCACCTGCCGCCGGCTGCTGCCAGCTCTGCGGCATGGAAGCTTCCGCTTGCTGTACAGCCCCCACCCCGGAGTGCTGGTGTATCTCCGCTGCACCGAGGCGATGACGGTGCTCGTGGCCGCCAATGTCACCGCTGCTGGAGCCTCTCTCAGTTTGGATCTGTCGGAGTGGACCGGCGAGCGCACCCGTGAGGTGATGTGGGGCTGTGAGTTCCCGCCTGCCGCAGCGGAGTGGTTTGTGAACCTTCCTCCCTATGGATTCAACTGGTGGTTGATCGGAGAGGTGGAGCCCGCCGCCACGGCTGCCTGATCCAGCAGGGCCTCCACCTGGGGCCTGAGCCGTTCGGCCTCGTTCAGGTCCACCATGGCCAGACGGCAGCGGCGGGCCAGCACATCGCTGCTGCTGCGCGCATGTTCCCGTTGAATGGCGTGGTCCAGCTCTGCGCCGCAGAGGGGGATCACTGGGCTGATGGGCTCGCGTCGGCTGGGCTCGGCCCGTTCGATCAAAGCCAAGCCGTCCAATCCATAGGTGCTTTGGAGATGGGCGACTTGCGCAGTCCGTAGGGCGGTATCGGGGAGCAGGGCCTCGAGTTGGTGTTTCTGGCGTTGAAGGCCGTCCAGGGTTGCCTGCAACGACTCCGTTGCCCCGCGCAGCGGCATCGGTTCAGGGGGTGGCAGCGCCCGGCCGAGCTGGCGTTCCACTGCGGTCAGGGTGTCTTCAGCCATCGGCCGGCAGGTGGTCCACTTGCCCCCCATCACGCTCACCAGGCCGCAGGCCAGCGTTTCCACCTCGTGCTCCCGCACCACACGGCTGCTGTCCAGGCCCTGGTCCGCTGGCTTCAGCAGCGGGCGTCCCCCCGCCCATCGGCTGCTCACCTTCGGACCCTGGAGCTGGGGAAACCAGTCACGCACGTAGTTGAGCAGGTAGGCCTCCTCTTCTGGAGAGGGGGATGTGGCGTTCTCTTTGCTGCAGGCTTCATCCGTCGTCCCCACCAGGGTGCGGCCGTGGAAGGGGAGCATGAACAGCACGCGTCCATCCGCGGTGGATGGCACCAGAAGCCCAACACCTTTCGGGCAGAGGTTCTGCTCCAGCACGATGTGGGCCCCACGGCTGGTGAGCATCCGAGGAGGGGCATCAGCCTCCGCCATCTGGCGGATCTCATCCGCCCGGATGCCCGTGGCATTCACAAATGCCGAGGCACACCAGCGTTCCCGTTGGCCGGTGGCGGATTCACTGATGGCGGCCTTGAGCTGGCCCATGCCGCCAGTCTCCAGCTCCACCACCCGGCAACGGGTGCGCAGGGTTGCCCCCTGTTGCTCGGCGGTAAGGGCCAACAGCAGGTTGAGGCGTGCATCGTCGAACTGTCCGTCGCTGTAGGCCACGCCGCCCTGACACGCCTTCAGCAGAGGCAGGGCCTGACGCATCTGCTGCTGGGACAGCAGTCGGCTGTGGCCGATGCTTCGCTGACCGGCCAGGGCGTCGTACACCCCCAGCCCAACTCTGTAGTAGGCCTGGCCCCAGAGCTGTTGTGTGGGCAGGGCCAGCTCCAGTCGTCGGGCCAGGAATGGTGCCTGGGTCAACCAGTGGCTCCGCTCGAGCAGGGCTTCCCGCACCAGCCTCAGCTGGGCCAGGTCCAGACTTTTAAAGGCTAGCTCCAGGTAGCGCACCCCTCCATGAAGCAGCTTCGTGCTGCGGCAACTGGTGCCACCGCCGATGTCTCCGGCCTCGAGCAGGGCCACGCTCAGCCCCCGTCGTGTTGCTTCATAGGCCACGCTGGCACCGCTGGCGCCGGCGCCGATGACCAGCAGGTCAACCTGGTGATCAGCCATGCCACCCCAGGCTTCTGGAGACGGCGTCCTGCCAGCGTGAGCGCCACCGGTGGCGCTCGGATGCACCCATCTGTGGGTGGAACAGTTCCGCGCCGTCCCTCCGTGCGATTGCGAGCTGCTCCAGGTCGCTGATCACCCCAGCCTGAAGGCCTGCGAACAGCGCCACCCCCCGGGCGGTGCTCTCGAGGCTGGCGGGACGCCGCACCGTCAGACCGGTGCAATCGGCCTGTGCCTGCAGGAGAGGATCCGAGGCCGCGGCGCCACCATCCACCGCCAGTTCACCCAGGCCCGTGCCAAGGGCCTGCTCGGCAAGTTCCACCAAAGTCGCTACCGACAGGGCGATTCCCTCCAGCGCTGCTCGGGCGATGTGACCGCGTCCGCTGTCGCGGGTGAGGCCCACCAGAACGCCGCGTGCCTGGGGATCCCAGTGAGGTGTTCCCCAGCCGGTGAAGGCGGGCACGAGCATCACCCCTCCCGAATCCGGCACTGAACGCGCCAGTTCGTTCACCTGAGGGGCCTGATCAATGATCTGCAGCCCATCCCGCAGCCACTGGATCACGGTGCCGGCGTTGAACAGACTTCCCTCCAGGCAGAAGCTGGGTGTTCCGGCGGCATCGGTCCAGCCGAGGGTGCTGAGCAGCCCCGCATCCGAGCGGCGGATGACGTCACCGGTGTTGATCACCAGAAAGGCTCCCGTGCCGTAGGTGCACTTGCCTTCTCCGGGCTGCAGACAGAGCTGGCCCAGGGTGGCGGCCTGTTGGTCGCCGAGCATCGCCTGGATCGGTAGGCCTGCGAAGGGAAGATCCGTAGTGATGTGCCCGAACTCCCCGCGGCAGGGAAGCAGTTCGGGCAGAGCGTTGGCGGGGAGCCCTGTGGACTCTCGGAAGTCATCCACCCAGCGCTGCTGCTCCAGGTCCATCAGCAATGTTCGGCTGGCATTGCTCATGTCACTGCCGTGGCGCTGCCCGCCGGTGAGTTGCCAGAGCAGCCAGCTCTCCACTGTTCCGAAACAGAGGTCATCGCTGGCTGCGGCAGCCTGGGCGTCCTGGTAGTGATCGAGCATCCAGCGGATCTTGCTGGCACTGAAGTAGGGGTCGAGCAGCAAACCGGTGCGCCGGCACCACTCCTGCTCCAGTCCCTGCTGCTTCCAGGCCTCGCAGATGGCGGCGGTGCGGCCGTCCTGCCAGACGAGGGCCGGGCCACAGGGGAGGCCATTGCTGCGGCGCCAGAGCAGGGTGGTTTCCCGTTGGTTGGTGATGCCGCAGCTCACCACTGCCTTGCGCTGTGGTTCGCTGAGCTTCGAATCGAGCTGCACCAGGGCCTGCCGCTGGCTGGTCCAGATCGCCATCGGGTCCTGTTCCACCCATCCATCGGCGGGGTAGGAAATCGGCAGCGGCGCACTGGCGCTGATCACCAGATCTCCGGAGCTGCTGAACAGCGCGGCTCTGGAGCTGCTGGTGCCCTGATCGAGGGCCAGAAGAAGAGGCTGCTCCGCCATGGCCAATGTCTTTCTCTCCTGCTAGCCAGGAGATGGCCGACTGCAAAGGCTTTGCCAGCAACCACCCCGTTTCGTGATCCCCCTGCCTGGGTGGCCGATGCGGTGCTCTACCAGATTTTTCCTGACCGTTTTCGCCGCAGTGGGAGGGTCGATGCTCAGCGCCATCTCGCCCTGAAGCCATGGGGGACGGACCCTCGCGAGGAGGGATTCCAGGGCGGGGATCTCTACGGCGTCATCGATGCTCTCGATGGGCTTCAAGCCATGGGCATCACCTGCCTCTATCTCACGCCGATCTTCAGTTCAGCCGCCAACCATCGCTACCACGCCTACGACTATTTCGAGGTGGACCCCATGCTGGGGGGCAATGCAGCACTCAGGGATCTGATCGATGCCGTGCATCGGCGCGGCATGAAGTTGGTTCTCGATGGGGTGTTCAACCACTGCGGCCGCGGCTTTTGGGCCTTTCATCACGTGGTGGAGAACGGTGCGGATTCGCCCTACCGGGACTGGTTCCATGTGCACCGTTGGCCCCTGCAGCCCTATCCCGCCCCAGGCGCGTACTGCGGTTACGACGGATGGTGGGCCTTGCCGGATCTCCCCAAGTTCAACCATGCCAATCCAGGGGTTCGTGAGCACCTGCTGGCGGTAGGCCGTCACTGGCTCGAGCAGGGCATTGATGGCTGGCGTCTTGACGTTCCTGCCGAGGTCCCGGCTGACTTCTGGGTGGAGTTTCGGCAGATGGTGCGGTCCACCAACCCGGAGGCCTGGATTGTCGGAGAGGTGTGGGGTGATGCCACCACCTGGCTGCAGGGGGACCACTTCGATGGCGTGATGAATTACCGGCTGGGTTGGAGCAGCATTTGCTGGGCCGCCGGGGAAGCGTTGCGGCGGGACTACCGCAATTCCGAATACCCGCTCGATCTCCTGGATGGCCAGGCTTTGTTGACCATCTGGACGACCACAACAGGTTCCTACCGGGAGGTGGTGAACAGGTCGCAGATGAACCTGCTCGACAGCCATGACGTGCCACGGGCCCTTCACAGCCTCAACAACGACCTGGCGGCCCTGAAGTTGGCCCTGCT is a genomic window containing:
- a CDS encoding aldehyde dehydrogenase family protein, with translation MALTQTQLSRMKELVGAGLTRPLAWRREQLQRLSALVEEHESEVLEALAADLGKPPTEAFFELVALRQELKLTGRQLERWMRPRRVAVPLSLRPGQAKVVPEPLGCVLIIGPWNYPFQLTLRPLISALAAGNTAVLKPSEHASVIADLIARLIPQHFEPEVVQVVQGDGAVAANLVAMPFDHIFFTGGGSIGRKVLEGAAAHLTPVTLELGGKSPAIVLEGADLTVGARRLIWGKGINAGQTCIAPDHLLVAPALRSPLLKAMEEARTEMYGADPLNSNELGQIINERQFNRLEQLLETARADGRILIGGEISREQRRIAPTVIRVNDRNDPLMAEELFGPLLPVLVLEDLTTALQEIRQGPKPLALYLFGGDEAQQQQVLTTTSSGGVCLNDVVMQAGVPQLPFGGVGASGMGSYHGQSGFDTFSHHKAVLKRPFRFDFKLRYPPYQVDLNLLKRLAG
- a CDS encoding alpha-amylase family protein, translating into MTPALTWWSGTVIYQLIVRSYSDGNGDGTGDFKGLAARLPYLRWLGVNTLWLTPIYPSPLRDGGYDITDFTGIHPDLGDLSSFHRFLTAAHSQGMRVILDLVLNHTSDLHPWFQRARWAPKGSPERDVYVWSDDPKRYAEAPVLFRHFEASNWEWDPVAEQYYLHRFLRHQPDLNYENPWVQDTMLEVVDFWLDRGVDGFRLDAVPFLFESEGTRCEGLPETHAFLTRLRERVDAHGRDVLLLGEAIQPVEEAAPYLADDELHGAFNFVLTAHLFAAIASGRTQQLGECLMQAEQAVSGPRWALPLRNHDELWLGDGHLVSDEVIQTIRVGLPQGQGHWLNWGINRRLAPLLNGDPRSNRLLHGLLYSLPGMPCLYYGDELGMGDWPGLRDRDPNRTPMAWTPARNGGFSTAPDPLLVLPPITAPGYDYRVVNVEVQKQLPGSLLNWHRRMLTCRRLLPALRHGSFRLLYSPHPGVLVYLRCTEAMTVLVAANVTAAGASLSLDLSEWTGERTREVMWGCEFPPAAAEWFVNLPPYGFNWWLIGEVEPAATAA
- a CDS encoding glycerol-3-phosphate dehydrogenase/oxidase, with protein sequence MADHQVDLLVIGAGASGASVAYEATRRGLSVALLEAGDIGGGTSCRSTKLLHGGVRYLELAFKSLDLAQLRLVREALLERSHWLTQAPFLARRLELALPTQQLWGQAYYRVGLGVYDALAGQRSIGHSRLLSQQQMRQALPLLKACQGGVAYSDGQFDDARLNLLLALTAEQQGATLRTRCRVVELETGGMGQLKAAISESATGQRERWCASAFVNATGIRADEIRQMAEADAPPRMLTSRGAHIVLEQNLCPKGVGLLVPSTADGRVLFMLPFHGRTLVGTTDEACSKENATSPSPEEEAYLLNYVRDWFPQLQGPKVSSRWAGGRPLLKPADQGLDSSRVVREHEVETLACGLVSVMGGKWTTCRPMAEDTLTAVERQLGRALPPPEPMPLRGATESLQATLDGLQRQKHQLEALLPDTALRTAQVAHLQSTYGLDGLALIERAEPSRREPISPVIPLCGAELDHAIQREHARSSSDVLARRCRLAMVDLNEAERLRPQVEALLDQAAVAAGSTSPINHQLNP
- the glpK gene encoding glycerol kinase GlpK; protein product: MAEQPLLLALDQGTSSSRAALFSSSGDLVISASAPLPISYPADGWVEQDPMAIWTSQRQALVQLDSKLSEPQRKAVVSCGITNQRETTLLWRRSNGLPCGPALVWQDGRTAAICEAWKQQGLEQEWCRRTGLLLDPYFSASKIRWMLDHYQDAQAAAASDDLCFGTVESWLLWQLTGGQRHGSDMSNASRTLLMDLEQQRWVDDFRESTGLPANALPELLPCRGEFGHITTDLPFAGLPIQAMLGDQQAATLGQLCLQPGEGKCTYGTGAFLVINTGDVIRRSDAGLLSTLGWTDAAGTPSFCLEGSLFNAGTVIQWLRDGLQIIDQAPQVNELARSVPDSGGVMLVPAFTGWGTPHWDPQARGVLVGLTRDSGRGHIARAALEGIALSVATLVELAEQALGTGLGELAVDGGAAASDPLLQAQADCTGLTVRRPASLESTARGVALFAGLQAGVISDLEQLAIARRDGAELFHPQMGASERHRWRSRWQDAVSRSLGWHG
- a CDS encoding glycoside hydrolase family 13 protein, with the protein product MPATTPFRDPPAWVADAVLYQIFPDRFRRSGRVDAQRHLALKPWGTDPREEGFQGGDLYGVIDALDGLQAMGITCLYLTPIFSSAANHRYHAYDYFEVDPMLGGNAALRDLIDAVHRRGMKLVLDGVFNHCGRGFWAFHHVVENGADSPYRDWFHVHRWPLQPYPAPGAYCGYDGWWALPDLPKFNHANPGVREHLLAVGRHWLEQGIDGWRLDVPAEVPADFWVEFRQMVRSTNPEAWIVGEVWGDATTWLQGDHFDGVMNYRLGWSSICWAAGEALRRDYRNSEYPLDLLDGQALLTIWTTTTGSYREVVNRSQMNLLDSHDVPRALHSLNNDLAALKLALLLLFLHPGAPCVYYGTEAALAGGPEPGPSSGPGPACREAYPWDVPWSADLRSFIQSLAELRFAHGVLRREGLRWSAQGADVLEGVADGLRVVINRSRSNSVPLTIEQRRSCVWTLGTVDSRAVGPQSAAVLRS